One Paroedura picta isolate Pp20150507F chromosome 16, Ppicta_v3.0, whole genome shotgun sequence genomic region harbors:
- the DNAAF19 gene encoding dynein axonemal assembly factor 19: MEGTIDFRALEKELQEAVAADEKYQRENEAKFRAVRQKVASYEEFRDIVLASHLKPLEKKDKIGNTTKVLWNCCARKGSHPQESGMPLLQELQKLPETSSEFYRGWRRCMKSSQEQYRFLLQLRPWNLGQIFQADVAFGLLGEFLTVLSENVSVKDRDAVLEILESLSGTKRFGLNIELLSQQEKEHCRHLFEKLQGMEAGLTCPPEFAHKESIAVTQTSCLQSEGPAEGKLKGLRQLYQVP, encoded by the exons ATGGAGGGCACGATAGATTTTCGTGCTTTGGAAAAAGAGCTGCAAGAAGCTGTAGCTGCAGATGAGAAGTACCAGAGAGAAAACGAGGCCAAGTTCCGAGCTGTACGCCAGAAAGTGGCATCTTATGAAGAATTCAG GGATATTGTTTTAGCTTCCCATTTGAAGCCTCTGGAGAAAAAGGACAAAATTGGAAACACAACAAAGGTATTGTggaactgctgtgcaagaaaaGGCAGCCACCCACAGGAAAGCGGAATGCCGCTGCTGCAG GAGTTGCAGAAACTTCCGGAGACTTCATCAGAGTTCTACAGAGGTTGGCGCAGATGCATGAAAAGCAGCCAGGAACAGTACCGCTTCCTGCTTCAGCTCAGGCCCTGGAACCTCGGCCAGATCTTCCAAGCAGATGTTGCTTTTGGTCTCCTGGGGGAATTCCTAACCGTGCTCAGTGAAAATGTCAGCGTCAAAGACCGAGACGCCGTCTTGGAGATCTTAGAAAGCCTTTCAGGCACCAAACGCTTTGGGCTGAACATAGAACTCCTGAGCCAACAGGAGAAAGAGCAttgcaggcatttgtttgagaaaCTGCAAGGGATGGAGGCAGGCCTTACGTGTCCTCCCGAATTTGCGCACAAAGAGAGTATTGCAGTTACCCAAACTAGCTGCCTGCAGAGTGAGGGCCCAGCTGAAGGAAAACTGAAGGGACTGAGGCAGCTTTATCAAGTCCCCTGA